In one Oncorhynchus nerka isolate Pitt River linkage group LG7, Oner_Uvic_2.0, whole genome shotgun sequence genomic region, the following are encoded:
- the LOC115131916 gene encoding rho-related GTP-binding protein Rho6-like → MKERRLTQPLVARCKLVLVGDVQCGKTAMLQVLAKDSYPETYVPTVFENYTACLELEEQRVELSLWDTSGSPYYDNVRPLCYSDSDAVLLCFDISRPDSFDGALKKWKTEILDFCPSTRILLIGCKTDLRTDVCTLMELSNQKQTPISHEQGSSMAKQLGAEAYLECSAFTSEKSIHSVFRTAALACINKLQPSTKPSPARRLSKRLLFLPGKSDLLSSTFGKDKAKGCSIM, encoded by the exons ATGAAGGAAAGGAGACTTACCCAGCCTCTGGTGGCGAGATGTAAACTGGTGTTGGTTGGGGATGTTCAATGCGGAAAAACGGCGATGTTGCAAGTCCTTGCCAAGGATTCCTATCCTGAG ACCTATGTTCCAACAGTATTTGAGAACTACACAGCGTGTCTGGAGCTGGAGGAGCAGCGCGTAGAGCTCAGTCTCTGGGACACGTCAG GCTCTCCGTACTACGATAACGTCAGACCCCTGTGCTACAGCGACTCAGACGCTGTGCTCCTCTGTTTCGACATCAGCCGCCCAGACTCATTTGACGGTGCACTGAAAAAG TGGAAGACAGAGATCCTGGATTTCTGCCCCAGCACACGCATCCTCCTGATAGGCTGTAAAACAGACCTGCGCACGGACGTGTGCACGCTTATGGAGCTGTCCAATCAGAAGCAGACACCCATCTCACATGAGCAA GGGTCCTCCATGGCCAAGCAACTAGGTGCGGAGGCCTACCTGGAGTGTTCAGCCTTCACCTCAGAGAAGAGCATCCACAGTGTGTTCCGTACTGCAGCCCTGGCCTGCATCAACAAGCTGCAGCCCTCCACCAAGCCCAGCCCCGCCCGACGCCTCTCCAAGAGACTCCTTTTCCTGCCCGGCAAGtctgacctcctctcctccaccttcgGCAAGGACAAGGCCAAGGGCTGCTCCATCATGTGA